The following proteins come from a genomic window of Bactrocera tryoni isolate S06 chromosome 1, CSIRO_BtryS06_freeze2, whole genome shotgun sequence:
- the LOC120782518 gene encoding uncharacterized protein LOC120782518 gives MKYTFYLFVFLCNTQFVTTWRSFTFRFSAIQCTKRSQLISYINCSIPQPTGPRDGLSLSLKFSTAIVNPYLDLIVTATRSSQSEFVIVNITQFDGCKFLQNSNRFNLLKILRNEFEKFAKMPNKCPVAKGTEIHVKNMSLDPERFPPYVPQTGFKTEVRLWEKYMPLFNLNVIGRVDMKKRITKQQSNK, from the exons ATGAAGTATACATTCTACCTTTTCGTTTTCTTGTGTAACACACAATTTGTCACAACTTGG cGCTCATTTACATTTCGCTTCTCTGCAATACAATGTACGAAACGATCACAACTTATCTCATACATAAATTGTTCAATTCCGCAACCAACTGGACCTAGGGACGGCCTTTCACTTAGCTTGAAGTTTTCTACTGCCATTGTGAATCCCTACCTCGACCTAATAGTAACAGCTACTCGGAGCTCTCAATCGGAGTTTGTAATTGTCAACATAACACAGTTTGATGGCTGCAAATTTCTACAGAACAGCAACCgcttcaatttattgaaaattttgcgcaatgaattcgaaaaatttgcgaaaatgCCAAATAAGTGCCCAGTGGCAAAG GGCACGGAAATACATGTGAAGAACATGTCATTGGATCCGGAAAGGTTTCCCCCATATGTACCACAAACAGGTTTCAAGACAGAAGTGCGACTGTGGGAAAAATACATGCCCCTTTTTAACCTCAATGTTATTGGAAGGGTTGATATGAAAAAACGTATTACGAAACAGCaatcaaataaataa
- the LOC120781943 gene encoding dihydrolipoyllysine-residue succinyltransferase component of 2-oxoglutarate dehydrogenase complex, mitochondrial yields MSGLISITVRRLPRDVLKLGMQAALTQEVKSACVIRQFSKLAVVTQIQAITRSDALPSVAYPSQRTINSFGTQGFHTTSNLWTTETVKTPPFPESVAEGDVKFTVKVGDYVAQDQVVMEVETDKTAMPVPAPFGGVIREILVEDGVTVKAGQPLFKIEKAEGTPTAAAAAPAAAVPPPAKPAAPVPAPAAPAAAAPPPKPAPQAARPPPPPAARAAPPPPPPKPSAPVGQIPVASVPPAQAAPQIKVPPSDYSRQITGTRTEQRVKMNRMRQKIASRLKDAQNTNAMLTTFNEIDMSAAMEFRKANLDAFQKKFGIKIGFMSIFSKASAYALQDQPVVNAVIDGQEIVYRDYVDISVAVATPKGLVVPVIRNVESMNYADIEIALAALGEKAKRNAIAIEDMDGGTFTISNGGVFGSLMGTPIINPPQSAILGMHGIFERPVAVKGQVVIRPMMYVALTYDHRLIDGREAVMFLRKIKAAVEDPRIMLAGL; encoded by the exons ATGTCGGGCTTAATTTCGATAACAGTACGACGTCTCCCACGCGATGTCCTTAAACTGGGAATGCAAGCTGCACTTACTCAGGAG GTTAAATCAGCATGTGTAATACGCCAATTTTCAAAGTTGGCAGTGGTAACACAAATTCAGGCCATTACAAGAAGTGATGCCCTTCCTTCCGTCGCATACCCCTCTCAAAg AACTATCAATTCTTTTGGAACTCAAGGTTTTCACACCACTAGTAATTTGTGGACCACTGAGACGGTAAAAACGCCTCCTTTCCCTGAGTCCGTAGCCGAAGGAGATGTCAA gttCACTGTAAAAGTTGGAGATTATGTGGCTCAAGATCAGGTTGTTATGGAAGTTGAAACCGATAAAACTGCAATGCCTGTCCCTGCGCCTTTCGGAGGTGTAATTCGTGAGATATTAGTAGAAGATGGTGTGACAGTGAAAGCCGGTCAACCTTTGTTCAAAATAGAAAAGGCGGAAGGTACGCCaactgccgctgccgctgcacCGGCAGCTGCAGTACCTCCACCTGCAAAACCTGCTGCTCCTGTACCAGCTCCAGCTGCACCCGCAGCTGCAGCACCGCCACCAAAACCAGCTCCTCAGGCTGCAagaccaccaccaccacctgcAGCAAGAGCTGCTcctccaccaccaccaccaaagCCCTCAGCACCTGTGGGCCAAATTCCAGTTGCTTCAGTGCCACCTGCCCAAGCCGCTCCACAAATAAAGGTACCACCAAGTGATTATTCGCGTCAGATTACCGGCACCCGAACCGAGCAACGTGTGAAAATGAATCGAATGCGCCAAAAGATTGCTTCTCGTTTGAAGGACGCACAAAATACAAACGCGATGTTGACTACATTCAACGAAATCGATATGAG tgctGCCATGGAATTCCGTAAAGCTAATCTAGATGCTTTCCAAAAGAAGTTTGGCATCAAGATTGGATTTATGTCTATATTCTCTAAAGCTTCTGCTTACGCATTACAAGATCAGCCCGTAGTTAATGCTGTTATTGACGGTCAG gaAATCGTGTATCGCGATTACGTGGATATCTCAGTGGCTGTTGCTACACCCAAGGGTTTAGTAGTGCCCGTGATAAGAAATGTCGAAAGTATGAATTATGCGGATATTGAAATTGCCTTGGCTGCACTTGGGGAAAAAGCAAAACGGAATGCAATCGCCATTGAAGATATGGATGGTGGAACCTTCACCATCAGTAATGGAGGCGTATTCGGTTCATTGATGGGAACGCCAATCATCAATCCTCCCCAAAGTGCTATATTAGGCATGCATGGCATATTTGAGCGACCAGTTGCGGTAAAGGGACAA GTTGTCATACGTCCAATGATGTATGTTGCTCTTACTTACGACCATCGACTGATTGATGGACGTGAGGCTGTGATGTTCTTGCGTAAAATCAAGGCTGCTGTAGAAGATCCCAGAATAATGCTGGCTGGATTATAA
- the LOC120766790 gene encoding ubiquinol-cytochrome-c reductase complex assembly factor 2 isoform X3 has protein sequence MSVQYKRFLKVLEKWPTDKTKVGRDLGEQIRKQVKILSNPAGLTAEVNVELNAQIDSLERLASNIYAKKYQRRYASTATGLSAEQCSQVLSSEFLQYLNDEKVGEKGESD, from the exons ATGTCAGTTCAATATAAAAGATTTCTTAAAGTTCTGGAGAAGTGGCCGACGGACAAAACAAAAGTGGGCAG GGACTTGGGAGAGCAGATACGAAAGCAAGTCAAAATTCTCTCTAATCCAGCTGGCCTTACTGCTGAGGTCAATGTCGAATTAAATGCACAAATTGATTCTTTAGAAAGATTAGCTAGTAATATTTACGCTAAGAAATATCAGCGGAGGTACGCTTCTACAGCAACAGGATTGTCAGCGGAACAGTGCAGTCAAGTGCTGTCGTCTGAATTTTTACAGTACCTCAATGATGAAAAAGTAGGCGAAAAGGGCGAAAGTGATTAA
- the LOC120766791 gene encoding probable methyltransferase-like protein 15 homolog, with translation MIMLRRINQPLIYLKSNYNTATNSTDGRIVRHVPVLCEQAINYLNPGPRKIFIDMTFGAGGHSKQILEKHNDIKVFALDRDPVAYELAISLSKKYSNRLIPLLGKFSDLPKLLKEHKIKKHSIDGILFDFGCSSMQFDDADRGFSISKNGPLDMRMDRGRNGDQVTAADVLARAEEADLVKILRMYGEEKGAKKIARAIVEARCFYKIDTTKQLSDLVASCLQDTHRLDKIQRPTHIATKTFQALRIFINNELNEINYGMILANEYLRHEGRLVAITFHSLEDTIVKRHINGNVIEGLANPVPLKYCGHDISHDKELIEMFVRSNWKQLHKHVILPNEEEVMKNSRSRSAKLRAAIKVK, from the coding sequence ATGATAATGCTTCGTCGAATTAACCAACccttaatatatttaaagtcTAACTACAACACTGCTACGAATAGCACTGATGGACGAATAGTTAGACATGTACCTGTGCTCTGTGAGCAAGCAATTAACTATCTTAACCCAGGTCCTCGAAAAATTTTTATCGATATGACTTTCGGGGCCGGTGGTCACAGTAAACAGATTTTAGAAAAACACAACGATATAAAAGTATTTGCTCTTGATCGAGATCCAGTTGCATATGAGCTCGCTATTTccttaagtaaaaaatattcaaatcgaCTAATACCATTATTGGGAAAATTTTCTGATTTGCCGAAGCTTTTAAAAGAGCATAAAATAAAGAAGCATTCCATTGATGGCATACTGTTTGATTTCGGTTGCTCTTCGATGCAATTTGACGACGCGGACCGTGGCTTTTCTATTTCTAAAAATGGTCCTTTGGACATGCGCATGGATCGTGGACGAAATGGTGACCAAGTTACAGCCGCAGATGTTCTTGCTCGTGCCGAGGAAGCTGACCTTGTGAAAATACTGCGAATGTATGGTGAAGAGAAGGGAGCGAAAAAAATTGCTCGTGCGATCGTTGAGGCACGCTGTTTTTATAAGATTGATACTACCAAACAGCTATCTGATTTAGTGGCCTCGTGTCTTCAAGATACACATCGATTGGACAAAATTCAGCGGCCCACACACATAGCCACAAAGACGTTTCAGGCATTGCGCATATTCATTAATAATGAATTAAATGAGATCAATTACGGTATGATATTAGCTAACGAGTATTTGAGACACGAAGGCCGACTTGTCGCTATAACCTTTCATTCACTTGAGGATACAATAGTAAAGCGACATATAAACGGGAATGTAATCGAAGGCCTTGCAAATCCGGTGCCGTTGAAATATTGTGGTCATGATATATCACATGATAAGGAATTAATTGAAATGTTTGTACGATCGAATTGGAAGCAGCTACATAAACACGTAATTCTTCCCAACGAGGAGGAAGTGATGAAAAACAGCCGAAGTAGATCTGCTAAACTACGAGCTGCAATTAAAGTAAAATGA